The segment TGGATGATTGGTCCCCTATTGTAGAACTCCAAAAAACGGCATCTCCCGTTGCTATTCCTATAACTTTTAATTTAAAATTTCGTAATCGATTATTTTGTTGTAATTCAATATTAATTATATCACCTATATCCCACTTTTTTGATAAATCATTGCTAATAATAATGGGAATTTCATCTTGACACTTTGGATAAGTAAAAATTTTATTACTACCTTTATGAATATCCATATTATATAAATTAACGGCGCCTTTATTTAAAAATATAGTATTAATTTTCCTTTGATTAACTCTAGTTTCACTTATACAATAGCTCCCAATGTCATCCACCGTTTCATTATTTGAAATTTCTTCATATATCTTATTAACTGAATTTAAGGCATTACTATTTTGTGAATTTACTGAAATTGTAAGTAATGCCGATTTATCCTTGTTTACTAATTTACTTATATTATTTTTTATCTCTGAGTTTCTATTTATTAAACTAAAAGCAAAATTTAAAGATATGAATACTATAATTAGTTGAAAAAAAACTAATTTAAATTTTATGCCTTGTTTGGTTATAGATTTAATCAATAATCTTAATCTAAACATATCATTCTCCTTTTAATTCAGCTGTAAGATTTAATTTAAAAAATATTTTTACACTTATTATTGATATTAAAAAACTCATTATAACAGCACTTGAAAAAGTTGCTATTATATTAAAATAATTAAATTGTATAGCTTTTATATTTAAAATATGTGTAAAATTATTTTTAACAAATGGCATTAACAAAATTCCAACTAATGATGCAGAAACAATGGAAACTAATGATATCACCATAAGTTCAGCAAATAGTTGTTTCCAAATTATTTTTTTATTTGCACCCAAAGCAATATTAATTAGGATATTTTTCTTGTTTTTCAACATCAAATAAAACACTAAAACAATTGTATTACTTACCGCCACTAGTATTATTAAAAAGGTTACCACTGTAGTCGTAGCTAAGGTATTACAAAATACATCTAAGTATCTATCTACTTCACGTTGGGTTGCATTTATATTTGGTAGTTTATTAAGTTCATTTAAAATTTCATTCATTTCATTTTCAGGACTACCATTATTCTTTAATAAATATATATTCATTGTTTTTATACATTTTTTCATTTTACTAGGTAAGGACTCCAATGGAATAAAAATACTACCTAAGTAGTTGGAGAAGTTATCCTTTTTGCATGTGACTCCTACAATTTTAAATTTTTCTTCACCTAAACTAACATGGCTATTTTCACTAATCCCATTAAGTTCTACACCCTTGCCAATTACAGCAATTTTAGCTTTTGATTTACTTTGCCTTGGACTTAAATATGTACCACGACCAATGGGCGGTGTCCACTCTGGTATTTTATCAAACATCACCATTTTAATTGGTACTTCATATATCCCGTCATCCTTAGGTACATCCATAGCTAAACCATCTATTCTAATGGCTGTTGTTTTTGAATATTTCTTTAAAATATTCGTTAATTTATCATAATTTATATAATTTGAACCATTAATATCTACGTTAATTAACCGTTGGTGTTCTGCTTTACCATTTGTAAAATCAAGAATCCTCTCTTTACTACACTTTAAAAAACTAAAACCAAATAAAATAACCAATAATGCTGAAAAATAAGCTATATATGTTAAAAAATAATAAAACAAATTGCTTTTCATTCTTCTTAAAACTAATTTGAACAATTGCATCACTCCACTATTAAGTTTATAGTATTAGAAATAAAATTTTGTTGATCTTCTTTATTTTTGCATCTCATAATAGCTCTAATTTTATAACTTTCTCCTTT is part of the Clostridium botulinum genome and harbors:
- a CDS encoding ABC transporter permease; the encoded protein is MFKLVLRRMKSNLFYYFLTYIAYFSALLVILFGFSFLKCSKERILDFTNGKAEHQRLINVDINGSNYINYDKLTNILKKYSKTTAIRIDGLAMDVPKDDGIYEVPIKMVMFDKIPEWTPPIGRGTYLSPRQSKSKAKIAVIGKGVELNGISENSHVSLGEEKFKIVGVTCKKDNFSNYLGSIFIPLESLPSKMKKCIKTMNIYLLKNNGSPENEMNEILNELNKLPNINATQREVDRYLDVFCNTLATTTVVTFLIILVAVSNTIVLVFYLMLKNKKNILINIALGANKKIIWKQLFAELMVISLVSIVSASLVGILLMPFVKNNFTHILNIKAIQFNYFNIIATFSSAVIMSFLISIISVKIFFKLNLTAELKGE